A window of the Lactuca sativa cultivar Salinas chromosome 5, Lsat_Salinas_v11, whole genome shotgun sequence genome harbors these coding sequences:
- the LOC111880598 gene encoding uncharacterized protein LOC111880598, producing MRTTSRSESENSAFHQNTHYGSTLVHFMISFEAVMEKQRFTQSSFDFKTNDKHSKMRTPFEIERNASMFYTRTVFRQVQNEMYLSMVSCTQISISTFDDVDECLVKEFIHYIPSNANASQLDPEVENDDQWDIPIRESTYKVTHNKSAQTFTCPCMKFEQFGNNHTKLKEYLDEIKQLEAKFLSNFTTHEKGNKNKEFEKTLGVTIPTSVDIQNSGEIRNKGSGTKKGMKSSREVTTEKSKGSRCSYCRNGNDHDWRNCPVRKEDEKNNIFKERPGKKN from the exons ATGCGAACCACATCTCGTTCTGAAAGTGAGAATTCAGCATTTCACCAGAACACACATTATGGTTCTACGCTTGTCCATTTCATGATTTCATTTGAAGCTGTTATGGAGAAGCAAAGATTCACTCAGTCATCTTTTGACTTCAAAACTAACGACAAACATTCAAAAATGAGGACACCATTTGAGATCGAGAGGAATGCCTCTATGTTTTACACTCGCACTGTCTTTCGTCAAGTTCAAAATGAAATGTACTTGTCTATGGTTTCATGTACTCAAATTTCGATCAGCACATTCGATGATGTTGATGAGTGTCTTGTCAAAGAATTTATTCATTACATTCCTTCTAATGCAAATGCTTCTCAGCTTGATCCAGAAGTTGAAAATGATGATCAATGGGATATACCTATACGTGAGTCTACTTATAAG GTCACACACAATAAGTCTGCACAAACATTTACATGTCCTTGTATGAAGTTTGAGCAATTTGG CAATAATCACACCAAATTGAAAGAATACTTGGATGAAATAAAGCAGCTTGAAGCAAAGTTCCTTTCCAATTTCACAACTCATGAAAAAGGAAACAAGAATAAAGAGTTCGAAAAAACACTTGGTGTTACCATTCCCACTAGTGTGGATATTCAAAATTCTGGAGAAATCCGCAACAAAGGAAGTGGTACTAAAAAAGGAATGAAAAGTTCGAGAGAGGTGACAACAGAAAAATCAAAGGGTTCCAGATGCAGTTATTGTCGCAATGGGAATGATCATGATTGGCGAAATTGCCCTGTAAGAAAAGAAGATGAGAAGAACAACATTTTCAAAGAACGTCCTGGGAAGaagaattaa
- the LOC111880597 gene encoding protein FAR1-RELATED SEQUENCE 5: MDLSYFNEFDDINAINEEDEINYHQTASVEDDFMSSDDDYCSTDDDNTAFGKVDIMAEHNLRDFPQVENIDQSIQVPDVTDIDQYLVIAGKSYWIPYVPNDLKPIINHKYPSDDAIEDMYRRYAYAASFDVRKSTNKKKRGMVYMKYLLCNKEGFPNTSLVDTLDPKTSKIKRRVDTSRTGCKARIRFKIFLGTTNWLLYEFEEKHNHPLIPRDHMLFSRHHRQLDDTQKSFILTMSTQNIGATIAHWLYTSILGGYNFVGGLIDDFKNYRRDLNCFIGGSDAQMLVDKLNNRKENVKNFSFEYRVENKQLNALFWADETSKINYKEFGDVVSFDATFRTNRYHMVFVPFTGIDNHKRCVTFGAGLLSREDTDSYIWLLKSFLKAFGKQPLLVLSDQDPAMKKAIETVFPQSIHRLCMWHITSKLPLKVSLNIVNNPEFPKKFNFLI, encoded by the exons ATGGATTTGTCATACTTCAACGAGTTTGATGATATAAACGCGATCAATGAAGAGGACGAAATCAATTACCATCAAACTGCATCAGTCGAGGATGATTTTATGTCTAGTGATGATGATTATTGTTCGACTGATGATGATAATACCGCATTTGGGAAAGTCGACATCATGGCTGAACACAATCTACGAGATTTCCCACAAGTTGAAAATATTGATCAATCCATTCAAGTTCCTg ATGTTACAGACATTGATCAATACTTGGTAATAGCTGGTAAATCGTATTGGATTCCTTATGTCCCTAATGATCTCAAGCcaataataaaccataaataccCATCTGATGATGCAATTGAAGACATGTACAGAAGATATGCATATGCAGCAAGTTTTGATGTTAGAAAGTCAACAAACAAAAAAAAGCGTGGTATGGTCTACATGAAATATCTGCTATGTAACAAGGAAGGTTTTCCAAATACATCTCTTGTTGATACTTTGgacccaaaaacaagtaaaattaAGAGAAGGGTTGACACTAGTAGGACCGGATGCAAGGCACGTATACGTTTTAAAATTTTTCTTGGAACTACAAACTGGTTGTTATATGAATTTGAAGAAAAACACAATCATCCACTTATACCAAGGGACCATATGTTGTTTTCACGTCATCATAGGCAGCTGGATGACACTCAAAAATCTTTCATTCTTACAATGTCTACTCAGAATATTGGTGCAACCATAGCTCACTGGCTGTATACAAGTATTCTTGGTGGATACAATTTTGTAGGCGGTCTAATTGACGACTTCAAAAATTACAGGAGGGATCTCAATTGCTTTATAGGTGGTAGTGATGCTCAGATGCTAGTGGACAAGCTGAATAACAGAAAAGAAAATGTTAAGAATTTTTCTTTTGAGTATCGAGTTGAGAATAAGCAGTTGAATGCTCTTTTTTGGGCAGATGAAACATCCAAGATAAATTATAAAGAGTTTGGTGATGTAGTTTCTTTCGATGCTACTTTCCGAACTAACAG GTACCATATGGTTTTTGTCCCATTTACTGGAATTGATAATCACAAGAGGTGTGTCACTTTTGGTGCTGGCTTGTTGAGCAGAGAAGACACTGATTCCTATATATGGTTGTTGAAATCTTTTCTTAAAGCTTTTGGCAAACAACCTTTGTTGGTTTTATCCGACCAAGACCCTGCAATGAAGAAAGCCATCGAAACTGTTTTCCCACAATCGATTCATAGGCTTTGCATGTGGCATATCACATCTAAATTGCCACTGAAG GTTTCTTTGAACATTGTCAACAATCCAGAGTTTCCTAAAAAGTTCAACTTCTTGATATAG